In Pirellulales bacterium, the sequence GCCAGCGGAAAACCAGGGATGAGGGCGCCGTTGCTAAGGCTCAGGGCAAACACCTCAAAGATCGCTTTGCCGTGATTCGTGTCTCCCGACGGCAGCAAATAATCGGTGACCGACGCCACGACATAAATCCGATTGGCTTTAGCATCAATGACGGGCGTGCCGAGAACTCCGATACTGTTGCCGTCGATGCCGGCCGAGGGAACGCCGAGAAAGGTCTTCCAGAGAATGGTTCCCGCGGCAACGCCCGAGGGGCCGTTGGTGTCGAAGGCCTTGATGGCGTAGACCGTGCCGCCGCCGGTCGCCGCGAAGACGACGCCGAGCGTCTTTCCCGAGCCGGCTACCACACCGTCGCCGGTGTGATTCGTGCCATTGCCTCCAGTGGTGATGGACACTCCGTCCATATACAGCGGCGAGGCATACAGATGCCCGTCGAGCACCGGCGACTGCCAGACCTGGCCGAAATTCGCCGAAACGTTCGTAGGCGTGAGCACGGTTTCGTTCTGATCGAAGCCGGTGCGCATGGCATCGCCGTGGAACGTCAGCGTGTTGGGCGTTCCGGCGGGAGTCATCGACAATAAGCAGCGATCTTCGAGCGCTTCGATCGCGGTCGCGCGATGGCGGCGCAAAATGCTCCGCGAATGCGGGTGCATTGCCATCGTTAGAAGACCGTCGTGAGCGGACGGCCGAAACGTGTGCGTCGAGGAATGGGACCCCGCCTAGGCCCTCTGGCGGGGTGCCGCTCATTATGCGCGCCGGCAATTGAATTGCAACATAATTCGGCGACTGTTTCCCACTGGCCGCGAGCCGGAAAGGAGATTGGCTTGATCGTGGTTGCGCGCAGTCTTTGACCGGTTGCCCCGCTGCTCGGCGGAGTCGCTGATTCCATTGCACGGACGCGCTTCCGAGCCCGAAAAGTCTTCACATGGACAAGCTCAACCATCACACCGATTACCGCCAAGTCTACGCCGACATCCTCGACCAATGGCTCGGCGAATCGAGCAAGCAAGTTCTGGGGAGCGAATTCAAACCGATCGAAATCTTTCGCGGCTAACAACCCGGCGCTACGATTCGGGACACGAAAGGCGGAACGGAGCCGGCCCCGAGGATCGCGGTCCCCACTGTCGAATCACGTTTTGACGTGTCGCCGAAACGCGATCCAAAGTAATCCCGCGCAACCCCATCCGAGCAAGGCAATTGCGGACGGCTCGGGCACAACAGCAACGACAACGTCCGTCAAATAACTATTGAAGCCGTTGCGATCGGATGAATAGTTCAATAAGTAGAGGTTGCCCTTGTTGTACGCGAGGTCGGACAAACCAGATGAGGGAATTGGCGTCTGCGCGACTTGCGTGCCCGTCGTGCTGTACTTAAGTATCTCGTTAAAGGAACCCGGGACATACTCTCCACCGTTCGGATCTAGCCTGACAGGCATCGGCCCCGAGAATTGGTTGAAGCGACTAATCCATTGTTGATTATCGGTAGCATCGTATTTGATTAAGTAGCCGGGCATGTTGCTGACCGGCTCGCCCAACAAGGGTCCTCCCTCGCCGGCAATGTAAATGTTGCTCTTGGAGTCAATGGCGACGCCATTGGTCAGGGTGCTATCTGTCGTTGAACCGAACTGCGGATTCCAGAGGAGGTTTCCCCCCGGATCATATTTTGCGGCAAAGCCATTGCTCGCTGTGAAATTGTTGAAGTAATCCTGACCAATCATGATCACGTCCCCACTGCTATCAACGGCGACCGCGCTTGGATAGCTCGTAGTCGTAACCGACGTTTGGGGCGTTCGAGTCCAGAGGACGTTGCCCGACGAATCAAGTTTGCTCAAGAATGCGTTGTCAGGATTGCCTACGACGCCGGCGACGAAGATATTCTTGGAAGGGTCGATGGCGATCCCGTACACCAGGTCGCCGGGCGTGCCGCCGCTCCATTGGAGGTTCCCAGCGGAGTTGTATTTCAGGATCGAACTCCCGCTGGATACGTATACTCCGCCGGTTGGGTCGATAGTGATTGAATCGAAGCGGCCATTGGGAATCTGAGTTCCCCAAACGAAGTGTCCGGATGGGCCATATTTTCCAAGAAAACCCTTGACCGCTCCAGCGCTTCCGCCGAAAACGCTGCCGTCGGTATAGCCGCAAACGTAGCTGTTGCCCGAGGCATCGACCGCTTCCTGCGAATAGTAAAGGTTCGCCGACGTGACGACAGACGTGTTCCACGCCGTGAAAGGAATCGTCGCTGCCGCCGCGGTGACCGCGGCCGAAAGAACCAGCGATAGGGCGATCCACATTGCGCAAGACGAGATAAATCGACAAACGATCCGGCAACCGCTACGCAAAGACCGCGCCGAAATGCCCCGATTTCTACCGAGGTGGGAGT encodes:
- a CDS encoding SBBP repeat-containing protein, producing MWIALSLVLSAAVTAAAATIPFTAWNTSVVTSANLYYSQEAVDASGNSYVCGYTDGSVFGGSAGAVKGFLGKYGPSGHFVWGTQIPNGRFDSITIDPTGGVYVSSGSSILKYNSAGNLQWSGGTPGDLVYGIAIDPSKNIFVAGVVGNPDNAFLSKLDSSGNVLWTRTPQTSVTTTSYPSAVAVDSSGDVIMIGQDYFNNFTASNGFAAKYDPGGNLLWNPQFGSTTDSTLTNGVAIDSKSNIYIAGEGGPLLGEPVSNMPGYLIKYDATDNQQWISRFNQFSGPMPVRLDPNGGEYVPGSFNEILKYSTTGTQVAQTPIPSSGLSDLAYNKGNLYLLNYSSDRNGFNSYLTDVVVAVVPEPSAIALLGWGCAGLLWIAFRRHVKT